CCACTCTTAAGCCTAAGGAAGTAGAATATTTCGGGCATCAATACGTCTTCGGCATTATTCCTCTTACTCGGCTTTTTTTTGCTCATGGAACTAATAGCTACGTGATGGAAAATGCAATTGAGGAGCTCGAAACAAGGGGCTGGAATGTCTTTTTGGCTAACGCGCGCGACATGAAACGAGCGGCAGCCCTTGTTAGGCCTGAATGGATAATTATGCCAATGCTTCCTACCTTTAGCCTAAATGTTTACGATTTGCTGCTCCTTAGAAACATCGATATAAGGGGTTCCTTGAGGTTGGATTTTTTCATGCCAAATCGAGCTCACAACGGCACCTTGAGTTTTAGTTCCAGCACTAGCATAACTGCGATGCAGCATAATACTTTTAGAAATAAGGGGCAGGCACCTATCCTTAGCCACCTTGCAAAGGAGGCCATAAAGAAAACCATGGGCGAGGGTTTAGACGGCTACCATGCCCGTTACTTCTATCACTCTCCAAGAAGTCAGATTTATGGACAAGGCGAAACAAGCGATAATTCTATTCTCAATGAGGCTAAGGCTTCTAAAGATGAAATATTTCTAATTTCGCCACCCGAGATAAATCCGGCTTTGCCAAGTAAAATTAAATCCAGCCTTTCTTCCAGTTACGGCTTCACACATTTGCCCCCCTTCTCGGAGCAAGAAATTTCTCGTTTGGTCCAACGAGGTCTCCACTCTGGCTTTACCGCTGATGGCCACACGGTCGTTTCCGCAAGCGCCAGGTCTCCAACTTGGTTAGGACGCAACTTACGCGTAGTAGAGCTCGAAAGTAACATCGAGAACATAGAACTCTTGGAAGCTAAAAACAACGCGAATGTCCTAAAGCTAACGCTTAGCTTCACTTTTAGCGACTTGTCGAAGGGTGCACCGCACTCTATTTCAGTGCTGAACGAGCTTACTTGTTCGGCGCAAGTTATTAACGAGAAGCAAGTTGATGGGCATTGGATTTTTGCGCTAGAGAATGCGGCAAACAGTATTGGCCTAGAAGTTTTAAACAGAGGAGCAAATAGCGAGGCAGTTAGCTGTGAGTAGGATAACATTAGATAGGAGAAACTTACTAATTGCTACTTTCTTAATTGAAGGTGCTTTGATTTTCGTTTCGCTAATTTGGGCGAAGCATAGACAACTTATTTTGTTTAACAGGTTTGACTACGTATATATTGCGTATGGCGTCTTGTTATGTTTTCCGCTTTTTCTTTTAAATGCAATATTTTTCGCCAAAGAAAGCAGTAAATGGGAGGCAATTCTCAAATGCCAAGAGTTTAAGGACGAAATTGCAAAACCCTTGGCAGACAAGCTCGACATCGGTTCAGCTTTCATAGTATCCGCCCTAGCTGGCTTTGGCGAGGAAATGTTTTGCCGCGGGATACTTCAAACTGAGTTTGGCATAGTGATTGCGAGCGCAGCTTTTGCGATTCTTCATTTTGGTTCAGCCGTAAAACATTATTTATTTATCGCCGCACTTTACTTGCTAATTGGCTTTTATTTTGGTTTCATCTACCTCTTTAGCCAATCAATTTGGACGCCCATCATCGTGCATGTTGTTTATGACTTCGTAGCCATACTTTACCTGCGATATTTTTACGAAAAACCTTCGCCTAACAGCAATATTCGATAGCGTACCAGCAATTTGAACTCTCGTTTTCCAGCACTGCCCTTTTGCCTAAAACTTTCGCTTTTGCTATGCAACTACCATGAGTGAAGAAACAGGTATTTTATTTAATAAGTTTGTCAATATCATTGCTCGTTTAAGAGACCCGCAGGGGGGATGCCCTTGGGACTTGAAGCAAACGCATGAAAGTTT
This is a stretch of genomic DNA from Deltaproteobacteria bacterium. It encodes these proteins:
- a CDS encoding CPBP family intramembrane metalloprotease: MSRITLDRRNLLIATFLIEGALIFVSLIWAKHRQLILFNRFDYVYIAYGVLLCFPLFLLNAIFFAKESSKWEAILKCQEFKDEIAKPLADKLDIGSAFIVSALAGFGEEMFCRGILQTEFGIVIASAAFAILHFGSAVKHYLFIAALYLLIGFYFGFIYLFSQSIWTPIIVHVVYDFVAILYLRYFYEKPSPNSNIR